A genomic region of Garciella nitratireducens DSM 15102 contains the following coding sequences:
- the tnpA gene encoding IS200/IS605 family transposase, which produces MDNSSLAHTKWNCKYHIVFAPKYRRQIIYGKIKEDIGRILRKLCEHKGVEIIEANACK; this is translated from the coding sequence ATGGATAATAGTAGTTTAGCACATACTAAATGGAATTGTAAATATCATATAGTTTTTGCACCAAAGTATAGAAGACAAATAATATATGGAAAAATAAAAGAAGACATAGGCAGAATATTAAGAAAGCTATGTGAACATAAAGGAGTTGAAATAATTGAAGCAAATGCCTGCAAA
- the rpsI gene encoding 30S ribosomal protein S9 — MAIVQYWGTGRRKKSIARVRLLPGEGKFIINGRDIDEYFGLETLKVIAKQPLALTNTEGKFDIYVNVNGGGFTGQAGAIRHGISRALLKVDPELRKPLKEAGFLTRDPRMKERKKYGLKKARRAPQFSKR; from the coding sequence TTGGCTATTGTACAATACTGGGGAACTGGTAGAAGAAAGAAATCAATTGCAAGAGTAAGATTATTACCAGGAGAAGGAAAGTTTATTATTAATGGTAGAGATATAGATGAATACTTTGGATTAGAAACATTGAAGGTAATTGCAAAGCAACCATTGGCATTAACGAATACAGAGGGTAAATTTGATATTTATGTGAATGTAAATGGTGGAGGTTTTACCGGACAAGCAGGAGCTATTCGTCATGGAATTTCTAGAGCATTATTAAAAGTCGATCCAGAGTTAAGAAAACCGTTAAAGGAAGCTGGTTTTTTAACAAGAGATCCAAGAATGAAAGAAAGAAAGAAATACGGTTTAAAGAAAGCAAGAAGAGCTCCTCAATTTTCAAAGAGATAA
- the rplM gene encoding 50S ribosomal protein L13 translates to MKTYMAKANEIERKWYVVDASGKTLGRLASEVAKILKGKHKPIYTPHVDTGDHVIIINAEKVELTGKKLDQKMYRTHSSYPGGLKEVPYRKFLTEKPEKAIYEAVRGMLPHNRLGRQMIKKLKVYRGAEHPHEAQKPEVLEINQ, encoded by the coding sequence ATGAAAACATACATGGCAAAAGCCAATGAAATAGAGAGAAAATGGTATGTGGTAGATGCAAGTGGTAAGACTTTAGGTAGATTAGCCAGTGAAGTAGCTAAGATTTTAAAAGGAAAACATAAGCCCATTTATACTCCTCATGTAGACACAGGAGATCATGTGATTATTATTAATGCAGAAAAGGTTGAATTAACAGGAAAAAAATTAGATCAAAAGATGTATCGAACTCACTCTTCATATCCAGGTGGATTAAAAGAAGTTCCTTATAGGAAATTTTTGACAGAAAAACCAGAAAAGGCAATATATGAAGCAGTGAGAGGAATGCTTCCTCACAATCGATTAGGGCGACAAATGATCAAGAAGTTAAAAGTATATCGAGGAGCAGAACATCCTCATGAAGCACAAAAACCAGAAGTTTTAGAAATAAACCAATAA
- the truA gene encoding tRNA pseudouridine(38-40) synthase TruA has product MKRNIQILLEYDGSNYHGWQRQNNALTIQEKLEEAIQQINHEEVTIIGSSRTDSGVHARGQSANFYTQSKIPIDKIPYAMNSKLPKDIRVYKAIERPLEFHSRYHAVGKKYSYHIQNTIFPSALEYNRTWHIAQKLNIQNMKKANKFFIGTHDFAAFQASGSSVKTSIRTITFSKLIHKDEKVILEIEGNGFLYNMVRIIIGTLVEVGIGKISFEEIPDIINSKDRNRAGMTAPPYGLYLEKVFYE; this is encoded by the coding sequence ATGAAACGAAATATCCAAATTCTTTTAGAATATGACGGTAGTAATTATCATGGATGGCAAAGGCAAAACAATGCTTTAACCATTCAAGAAAAGTTGGAAGAGGCAATTCAACAAATTAACCATGAAGAGGTTACTATTATAGGTTCTAGTCGTACGGATAGTGGTGTGCATGCTAGAGGGCAAAGCGCTAATTTTTATACTCAAAGTAAAATTCCTATAGATAAAATACCTTATGCAATGAATAGTAAATTACCTAAAGATATACGGGTTTACAAAGCGATAGAAAGGCCTCTAGAATTTCACAGTCGCTATCATGCTGTAGGGAAAAAATATAGTTATCATATACAGAATACTATCTTTCCTTCCGCTTTAGAGTATAATAGAACATGGCATATTGCACAAAAACTAAATATACAAAATATGAAAAAGGCAAATAAATTTTTTATAGGAACGCATGATTTTGCTGCTTTTCAAGCATCTGGAAGTTCAGTAAAAACATCTATACGTACCATTACTTTTTCAAAACTTATTCATAAAGACGAAAAAGTAATATTAGAAATAGAAGGAAATGGATTTTTATATAATATGGTACGAATTATTATAGGGACATTAGTAGAAGTAGGAATAGGAAAAATATCTTTTGAAGAAATTCCAGATATTATAAATTCCAAGGATAGAAATAGAGCAGGAATGACTGCTCCTCCTTATGGACTATATTTGGAAAAAGTATTTTATGAATAA
- a CDS encoding energy-coupling factor transporter transmembrane component T family protein: MLKDITIGQYYPENSIIHRLDPRTKILLTIIYIISLFLINEFSGYIYIFVFIILTTYLSKVPAKYLLKGLKPLAVIISITVLINLFLTPGHIIFQFGFLKITKEGIKLSGFMALRLMFLVVGTSLLTYTTTPISLTDGIESIVKFIPFIKKYAHELAMMMSIALRFIPTLTEETDKIMKAQMARGADFESGNILQRAKSLVPLLVPLFISAFRRADDLAIAMEARCYRGGENRTRLKELKMSPRDFFAFGVMLILILCILIHPYLMEMI; encoded by the coding sequence ATGCTTAAAGATATTACAATTGGTCAATACTATCCAGAAAATTCAATAATTCATCGTTTGGATCCGAGAACCAAAATTTTACTAACTATTATTTATATTATTTCCCTTTTTTTAATTAATGAATTTAGTGGATATATATATATATTTGTTTTCATTATACTTACAACTTATTTATCAAAAGTACCAGCAAAATATCTATTAAAAGGCCTAAAACCTCTAGCAGTTATTATAAGTATTACGGTTCTTATTAATTTGTTTCTTACTCCAGGACATATCATTTTTCAATTTGGTTTTTTAAAAATAACAAAGGAAGGAATAAAATTATCTGGCTTTATGGCATTACGTCTTATGTTTTTAGTAGTAGGAACTTCTTTACTTACCTATACCACTACGCCAATTTCTTTAACTGATGGAATTGAATCTATTGTAAAATTTATTCCATTTATTAAGAAATATGCTCATGAACTTGCTATGATGATGAGCATTGCCTTACGATTTATTCCTACTCTTACTGAAGAGACAGATAAGATTATGAAAGCACAAATGGCAAGAGGAGCAGATTTTGAAAGTGGCAACATTCTTCAAAGAGCTAAAAGTTTAGTTCCTTTATTAGTTCCGTTATTTATCAGTGCATTTAGAAGAGCAGATGATTTAGCAATAGCTATGGAAGCAAGATGTTATCGTGGTGGAGAAAATAGGACAAGATTAAAAGAATTAAAAATGTCTCCTAGAGATTTTTTTGCCTTTGGAGTGATGTTAATTTTAATTTTATGTATTCTTATACATCCTTATCTTATGGAGATGATATAG